A portion of the Streptomyces sp. NBC_01335 genome contains these proteins:
- a CDS encoding PfaD family polyunsaturated fatty acid/polyketide biosynthesis protein, which yields MSTPHSTPPPAGTSLRWYGEGFPATDPSGIYQALADLENPCFVLATPAGPGAVSGGAAAPGGHGPGVLAAAAPLPPHRLGSAAFTAAHGVRLPYMAGAMAGGIASADLVVAMARENLLASFGAAGLLPSVVEDSLRRFEREIPGLPYAINVIHSPSEDRLERETVELALRHGVRCVEASAYMDLTPHIVRYRLAGLRRGPDGRVITGNRLIAKVSRPETATRFMRPAPAATVAALLEQGLITAEQASLAHHVPLADDITVEADSGGHTDRRPLPALFPVLARLRDAVQREHRYQVGIRLGAAGGLGTPASLAAAFAMGADYVVTGSVNQSCLEAGTSPQVRAMLAEAGIADCEMAPAADMFEMGVDLQVLKKGTLFPMRARRLYQLYQTYDGLEALPAEERDRLEKQIFRRPLEEVWADCVAYFTRRDPEQLTRAADNPRRRMALVFRWYLGMASRWAVTGDDARTADYQIWCGPAMGSFNDWVTGSYLKNPSNRRVADVAHHLMRGAAFHTRLAQLRLAGVRVPAGAVGYLPVPQDGPMPLAPTAGAS from the coding sequence ATGTCCACCCCGCACTCCACCCCACCCCCGGCCGGCACCTCCTTGCGCTGGTACGGCGAAGGCTTCCCCGCCACCGACCCCTCCGGCATCTACCAGGCGCTCGCCGACCTGGAGAACCCCTGCTTCGTCCTCGCCACCCCCGCCGGGCCCGGCGCCGTCTCCGGCGGCGCCGCCGCCCCGGGCGGGCACGGCCCCGGGGTACTCGCCGCCGCCGCGCCGCTGCCCCCGCACCGCCTCGGCTCGGCGGCGTTCACCGCCGCCCACGGCGTGCGCCTGCCCTACATGGCGGGCGCCATGGCGGGCGGCATCGCCTCCGCCGACCTCGTCGTCGCCATGGCCCGCGAGAACCTCCTCGCCTCCTTCGGCGCGGCCGGACTGCTGCCGTCCGTCGTGGAGGACAGCCTGCGCCGCTTCGAGCGGGAGATCCCCGGCCTGCCCTACGCGATCAACGTCATCCACAGCCCCAGCGAGGACCGCCTGGAGCGGGAGACCGTGGAGCTGGCGCTGCGGCACGGTGTGCGCTGCGTGGAGGCGTCCGCGTACATGGACCTCACCCCGCACATCGTCCGCTACCGGCTGGCCGGGCTGCGGCGCGGACCGGACGGCCGGGTCATCACCGGCAACCGGCTCATCGCGAAGGTCTCCCGCCCCGAGACCGCGACCCGCTTCATGCGGCCGGCGCCCGCCGCCACCGTCGCCGCCCTGCTGGAGCAGGGCCTGATCACCGCCGAACAGGCGTCGCTCGCCCACCACGTGCCGCTGGCCGACGACATCACCGTCGAGGCGGACTCCGGCGGCCACACCGACCGCCGCCCCCTGCCGGCCCTCTTCCCCGTCCTGGCACGGCTGCGGGACGCGGTGCAGCGCGAGCACCGCTACCAGGTCGGCATCCGCCTCGGCGCCGCCGGGGGCCTGGGCACGCCCGCCTCGCTGGCCGCCGCGTTCGCGATGGGCGCCGACTACGTCGTGACGGGTTCGGTGAACCAGTCCTGCCTGGAGGCGGGCACCTCCCCGCAGGTGCGGGCGATGCTCGCCGAGGCCGGCATCGCCGACTGCGAGATGGCACCGGCCGCCGACATGTTCGAAATGGGCGTGGACCTGCAGGTGCTGAAGAAGGGCACCCTCTTCCCGATGCGTGCCCGCCGCCTCTACCAGCTCTACCAGACGTACGACGGGCTGGAGGCGCTGCCGGCGGAGGAGCGCGACCGGCTGGAGAAGCAGATCTTCCGCCGCCCCCTGGAAGAGGTGTGGGCGGACTGCGTCGCCTACTTCACCCGCCGCGACCCCGAGCAGCTCACCCGTGCCGCCGACAACCCGCGCCGCCGCATGGCGCTGGTGTTCCGCTGGTACCTGGGCATGGCCTCCCGCTGGGCCGTCACCGGCGACGACGCACGCACCGCCGACTACCAGATCTGGTGCGGACCGGCGATGGGCTCCTTCAACGACTGGGTGACCGGCAGCTACCTGAAGAACCCGAGCAACCGGCGCGTCGCCGACGTCGCCCACCACCTCATGCGCGGCGCCGCGTTCCACACCCGCCTCGCCCAACTGCGCCTGGCGGGCGTACGGGTGCCCGCCGGCGCGGTCGGCTACCTGCCGGTACCGCAGGACGGGCCGATGCCCCTGGCCCCCACGGCGGGTGCGTCATGA
- a CDS encoding acyl-CoA dehydrogenase family protein translates to MSAARTPAVATALTPEEVELILGDPTDPANAYGYAAAVARDEADAFPEELCGLLFEAGFHLAYLPREWGGTFESFDRSLTLVRAAARRDVTVMPGTMFSIIAATCLQVHGSLGQREKVARVLREGGAVAFAMTEAAHGSDLVSGALHLDAQGRLQGEKWLVGNGTRCEAVYVVARTGERGPGAFTAYLIDTPRGADPDGLTRLPAPRTDGMRGVDLATLRFDGLTVPPDAQVGKEGEGLEVALRAQQAVRLMSMAGSLGIADTALRLTLDFVATRRFGRATLDATPYARRECATASAALLAADAVALAAARGAHVTPQACSVWGPAAKHLVAEATQDVLRHCSTVLATRSVLRGQAPGDGVFQKLRRDAAVVRVIDASPYANLRSYAAQLPTLVAATAAGGPAPSVDAVFALDAPLPAYEPARLDLLVRGADPVLAALPAVTADLAEETDAETAALLAELTSAVAALPALATRTRGADADPHALADLGESYAWLHGAAACVQLWAASRTTGLYGAEPGDTGWLRAVLAYLLSRAAGTDPRRRAADLEPARTTVGALHTAHALFTALPVPLAAPQETTHAQG, encoded by the coding sequence ATGAGCGCCGCCCGGACCCCCGCCGTCGCCACCGCCCTCACCCCCGAGGAGGTGGAACTCATCCTCGGTGACCCCACCGACCCCGCCAACGCGTACGGCTACGCGGCCGCCGTCGCCCGCGACGAGGCCGATGCCTTCCCCGAGGAACTGTGCGGCCTGCTCTTCGAGGCGGGCTTCCACCTCGCCTATCTGCCCCGCGAGTGGGGAGGCACCTTCGAGTCCTTCGACCGCAGCCTCACCCTGGTACGGGCCGCCGCACGCCGCGACGTGACGGTGATGCCCGGCACCATGTTCAGCATCATCGCCGCGACCTGCCTGCAGGTGCACGGTTCGCTCGGGCAGCGCGAGAAGGTGGCGCGCGTGCTGCGGGAGGGCGGCGCCGTCGCGTTCGCCATGACGGAGGCCGCCCACGGCAGCGACCTGGTCTCCGGCGCGCTGCACCTGGACGCGCAGGGCCGGCTGCAGGGCGAGAAGTGGCTGGTCGGCAACGGGACGCGGTGCGAGGCGGTGTACGTGGTGGCCCGCACCGGCGAGCGCGGCCCCGGCGCGTTCACCGCCTACCTGATCGACACCCCGCGCGGCGCCGACCCGGACGGCCTGACCCGCCTGCCGGCACCCCGCACCGACGGCATGCGCGGGGTGGACCTCGCCACCCTGCGCTTCGACGGGCTGACGGTCCCGCCCGACGCGCAGGTCGGCAAGGAGGGCGAGGGCCTGGAGGTCGCCCTGCGCGCCCAGCAGGCGGTGCGGCTGATGAGCATGGCGGGGTCGCTGGGCATCGCCGACACGGCGCTGCGCCTGACCCTGGACTTCGTCGCCACCCGCCGCTTCGGCCGCGCGACCCTGGACGCCACGCCCTACGCCCGCCGCGAGTGCGCGACCGCGAGCGCCGCGCTGCTGGCCGCCGACGCGGTGGCGTTGGCGGCGGCCCGCGGGGCGCACGTGACACCGCAGGCGTGCAGCGTCTGGGGGCCCGCCGCCAAGCACCTCGTCGCCGAGGCCACCCAGGACGTGCTGCGGCACTGCTCCACCGTGCTGGCCACCCGCTCGGTCCTGCGGGGGCAGGCGCCGGGGGACGGCGTGTTCCAGAAGCTGCGCCGCGACGCGGCGGTGGTCCGCGTCATCGACGCCAGCCCCTACGCCAACCTCCGCTCCTACGCCGCCCAGTTGCCCACGCTCGTCGCCGCCACCGCCGCGGGCGGGCCGGCGCCGTCCGTCGACGCCGTCTTCGCCCTCGACGCGCCTCTGCCCGCCTACGAACCGGCCAGGCTGGACCTCCTGGTCCGCGGCGCCGACCCGGTCCTGGCCGCCCTGCCCGCCGTCACGGCGGACCTGGCCGAGGAGACGGACGCGGAGACCGCGGCGCTGCTGGCGGAGCTGACGTCCGCCGTCGCGGCGCTGCCGGCCCTCGCCACCCGCACCCGCGGCGCGGACGCCGACCCGCACGCTCTCGCCGACCTCGGCGAGAGCTACGCCTGGCTGCACGGCGCCGCCGCCTGCGTCCAGCTGTGGGCCGCCTCCCGCACCACGGGCCTGTACGGGGCCGAGCCGGGCGACACCGGCTGGCTGCGCGCCGTCCTCGCCTACCTCCTGTCCCGCGCCGCCGGCACCGACCCGCGCCGCCGCGCCGCGGACCTGGAGCCGGCCCGTACCACCGTCGGCGCCCTCCACACCGCCCACGCGCTGTTCACCGCCCTGCCCGTCCCGCTCGCCGCCCCGCAGGAGACCACCCATGCCCAGGGCTGA
- a CDS encoding acyl-CoA dehydrogenase family protein, with protein MPRADLTALAARLEEFLGCPHDESSAMPFRRVLELDERESYPYEFVNPLRAWGVPEYALPGEHGGRAGDVEAEFNLVRLIARRDSTTATALIITNLAFMTVWTGGSAEQQAEFVAAVKNGYRLSWGLSERGYGSDLLANAMRARPVEGGYLLSGEKWLIGNATRADAMVVFARTGERGGSGDFSVLVLDKRAAPAGSVVELPGERLHGIRGMDLSGVRMEDVFVPGSALIGREGQGLEIALKAAQAARAQISGMAISAVDTGLRVTLDFTEGRVILGKTVSDIPYSRRQLTEVFADLMVADAVSLGAVRGLQQAPEQASVHSSVAKYLVPTMMERAMSQLAVVLGARYFLRDHPHYAVFQKMLRDLPVANFADGNTVVNLRNLAGQLQSLLTRAAEATGADREAAEANAAVLYGMGTGLPTYEPWRQELFARGRDDTLLAAPGSLAALRALAEDAKEDDQRGWLRRAAATAEELLDRTASLRERSERLRGELGRAFGNSAELFDLAKEYCLLHAAAACVHTFVHSHEVMDEPLPNGALLLLQLERLRRCLAPHESVTDAAVVDEVMRVLRHFHSSDQLFSHWQFPLAPRELDAETVRR; from the coding sequence ATGCCCAGGGCTGATCTGACCGCGCTCGCCGCCCGCCTGGAGGAGTTCCTGGGCTGCCCGCACGACGAGTCCTCCGCGATGCCCTTCCGCCGCGTGCTGGAACTGGACGAACGCGAGTCCTACCCGTACGAGTTCGTCAACCCCCTGCGTGCCTGGGGCGTGCCCGAGTACGCCCTGCCCGGGGAGCACGGGGGACGGGCGGGCGACGTGGAGGCGGAGTTCAACCTGGTGCGGCTCATCGCCCGCCGCGACTCCACCACCGCCACCGCCCTCATCATCACCAACCTCGCCTTCATGACCGTCTGGACCGGCGGAAGCGCCGAACAGCAGGCGGAGTTCGTCGCCGCGGTCAAGAACGGCTACCGCCTCTCCTGGGGCCTGTCCGAACGCGGCTACGGCAGCGATCTGCTGGCCAACGCCATGCGGGCGCGTCCCGTCGAGGGCGGGTACCTGCTCAGCGGGGAGAAGTGGCTGATCGGCAACGCCACCCGCGCCGACGCGATGGTGGTGTTCGCCCGCACGGGAGAGCGCGGCGGCAGCGGCGACTTCTCCGTCCTGGTCCTCGACAAGCGCGCCGCCCCCGCCGGCTCGGTGGTGGAGCTGCCGGGGGAGCGCCTGCACGGCATCCGAGGGATGGACCTGAGCGGGGTGCGGATGGAGGACGTGTTCGTGCCCGGCTCCGCCCTCATCGGGCGGGAGGGGCAGGGCCTGGAGATCGCGCTCAAGGCGGCGCAGGCCGCCAGGGCTCAGATCTCCGGCATGGCGATCTCCGCCGTCGACACCGGCCTGCGCGTGACGCTGGACTTCACCGAGGGCCGCGTCATCCTCGGCAAGACGGTCAGCGACATCCCCTACAGCCGCCGCCAGTTGACGGAGGTGTTCGCCGACCTGATGGTCGCCGACGCCGTGAGCCTGGGGGCCGTGCGGGGCCTGCAGCAGGCACCGGAGCAGGCCAGCGTCCACTCGTCGGTGGCGAAGTACCTGGTGCCCACCATGATGGAACGCGCCATGTCGCAGCTGGCCGTCGTCCTCGGCGCCCGCTACTTCCTGCGCGACCACCCGCACTACGCGGTGTTCCAGAAGATGCTGCGCGACCTGCCGGTGGCGAACTTCGCCGACGGCAACACGGTGGTCAACCTGCGCAACCTCGCCGGCCAGCTCCAGTCGCTGCTGACCCGCGCCGCCGAGGCCACCGGCGCCGACCGGGAGGCCGCGGAGGCGAACGCGGCGGTGCTGTACGGCATGGGCACCGGCCTGCCGACGTACGAGCCGTGGCGGCAGGAGCTGTTCGCGCGGGGCCGTGACGACACCCTGCTGGCCGCCCCGGGCTCCCTGGCCGCGCTGCGGGCCCTGGCGGAGGACGCCAAGGAGGACGACCAGCGCGGGTGGCTGCGCCGGGCCGCGGCCACCGCGGAGGAACTGCTCGACCGCACCGCCTCCTTGCGGGAGCGCTCCGAGCGGTTGCGCGGGGAGCTGGGCCGCGCCTTCGGCAACAGCGCGGAGCTGTTCGACCTGGCGAAGGAGTACTGCCTGCTGCACGCCGCGGCCGCCTGCGTGCACACCTTCGTCCACTCCCACGAGGTGATGGACGAGCCGCTGCCCAACGGGGCGCTGCTGCTGCTGCAACTGGAGCGGCTGCGACGGTGCCTGGCCCCCCACGAGTCGGTCACCGACGCGGCGGTGGTCGACGAGGTCATGCGGGTGCTGCGGCACTTCCACAGCTCCGACCAGCTGTTCTCGCACTGGCAGTTCCCGCTCGCGCCACGGGAGCTGGACGCGGAGACCGTGCGGCGCTGA
- a CDS encoding 4'-phosphopantetheinyl transferase family protein, with protein sequence MPPPRPTDLLPADAGTRSAPVVHHLAPGPATLHLLPETAVDAFAARVGGTGALSEAERTRWARLRGPGARRRYLGARLLVRHALSAADGRPPDRWRFTTGPWGRPELPPPDDGLRFNVSHTEGLLACVVTRHGGCGVDVESVPARPDAVIHLPPHLAPAERAALAALDGEARAVRLAELWVLKEAYLKALGTGLTRPLASFTFRDGDPTAPDDPTAPDDPTGPTGPSRPTGPSHPDGPGGVTLTVDDPRLSVAEAATWRLRLMRPGPRHVLGLALQDPAARTPGPARPPGPLTT encoded by the coding sequence GTGCCCCCGCCACGCCCCACCGACCTCCTCCCAGCGGACGCCGGCACCCGGTCCGCCCCGGTCGTCCACCACCTCGCCCCGGGCCCCGCGACGCTGCACCTGCTGCCGGAGACGGCGGTGGACGCCTTCGCCGCCCGGGTGGGCGGTACGGGCGCGCTGAGCGAGGCGGAACGCACCCGGTGGGCGCGCCTGCGGGGGCCGGGGGCGCGCCGCCGCTACCTCGGCGCGCGCCTGCTCGTCCGGCACGCCCTCAGCGCCGCCGACGGCCGTCCCCCGGACCGGTGGCGCTTCACCACCGGTCCGTGGGGCCGTCCCGAGCTGCCGCCCCCGGACGACGGGCTGCGGTTCAACGTCTCGCACACCGAGGGGCTCCTCGCCTGCGTCGTCACCCGGCACGGCGGTTGCGGGGTGGACGTGGAGAGCGTCCCCGCCCGCCCCGACGCCGTGATCCACCTGCCGCCGCACCTCGCGCCCGCGGAGCGCGCCGCTCTCGCCGCCCTGGACGGTGAGGCCCGCGCGGTGCGGCTGGCGGAGCTGTGGGTGCTGAAGGAGGCGTACCTCAAGGCGCTCGGCACCGGCCTGACCCGCCCCCTGGCCTCCTTCACGTTCCGCGACGGCGACCCCACCGCCCCCGATGACCCCACCGCCCCCGATGACCCCACCGGCCCCACCGGCCCGAGCCGCCCCACCGGCCCGAGCCACCCCGACGGCCCAGGCGGCGTCACCCTCACCGTCGACGACCCGCGGCTGTCCGTCGCCGAGGCCGCGACCTGGCGCCTGCGCCTGATGCGCCCCGGCCCCCGGCACGTCCTGGGGCTGGCCCTCCAGGACCCCGCCGCCCGTACGCCCGGACCGGCGCGCCCGCCCGGGCCACTCACCACCTGA
- a CDS encoding NAD(P)/FAD-dependent oxidoreductase — protein MSQPHTPRIAVVGAGPSGISAAYHLRERAHITLYEKEDRLGGHANTVEVEDDGRTLGLDTAFIVFNRLAYPTMTPVFDELGVEMVDHPGGFNFFDLDSGLEYGTRELDLPEEEITARYAATPEFLPVWREVRRFHTEGRRDFLRGRAEMPMQEYLDAGGYSAEFRHSYLILLCSAVWSVPAEQIWEMPAATVIAFFMGHDEGGLGGSRVDWRTVGGGSISYVRKAIAAIGPEIRTGDPVTAVEQGADHATVVTAKGRERYDHVILAAHADQSLALLGNPTDHQRSVLSTVRYNASDVALSTDTSVISGGRERWESWNYGKVEVDGAPRTYVVYYLNKLHDFTSRRDYFVTLDYPRELDPEKVIARFRYTHPILDGAVRELQKDIYRVNENTRVKLAGSYFHSPKLGVDQIGSHEAAWASGKQAAVRLLAELDG, from the coding sequence ATGTCGCAGCCCCACACGCCCCGCATCGCCGTCGTCGGCGCCGGCCCGTCCGGCATCTCCGCCGCCTACCACCTGCGCGAGCGCGCCCACATCACCCTCTACGAGAAGGAGGACCGGCTCGGCGGCCACGCCAACACCGTCGAGGTCGAGGACGACGGCCGCACCCTGGGCCTGGACACCGCCTTCATCGTCTTCAACCGCCTCGCCTACCCCACCATGACGCCGGTCTTCGACGAACTGGGCGTGGAGATGGTCGACCACCCCGGCGGCTTCAACTTCTTCGACCTGGACTCGGGACTGGAGTACGGCACGCGGGAGCTGGACCTTCCCGAGGAGGAGATCACCGCCCGGTACGCGGCGACGCCGGAGTTCCTGCCCGTGTGGCGGGAGGTGCGCCGGTTCCACACCGAGGGCCGCCGCGACTTCCTGCGCGGGCGCGCGGAGATGCCGATGCAGGAGTACCTCGACGCGGGCGGCTACAGCGCCGAGTTCCGCCACTCCTACCTCATCCTGCTGTGCTCCGCGGTGTGGTCGGTGCCGGCCGAGCAGATCTGGGAGATGCCGGCCGCCACCGTCATCGCCTTCTTCATGGGCCACGACGAGGGCGGCCTGGGCGGCAGCCGCGTCGACTGGCGCACGGTGGGCGGGGGCTCCATCAGCTACGTGCGCAAGGCCATCGCCGCCATCGGCCCGGAGATCCGCACCGGTGACCCGGTGACCGCCGTCGAGCAGGGCGCGGACCACGCCACCGTGGTCACCGCCAAGGGCCGCGAGCGCTACGACCACGTCATCCTCGCCGCCCACGCCGACCAGTCACTGGCCCTGCTGGGCAACCCCACCGACCACCAGCGCTCCGTACTGTCCACCGTCCGCTACAACGCCTCCGACGTGGCGCTGAGCACCGACACCTCCGTCATCTCCGGTGGCCGCGAGCGCTGGGAGTCGTGGAACTACGGCAAGGTGGAGGTGGACGGCGCGCCGCGCACCTACGTCGTGTACTACCTCAACAAGCTGCACGACTTCACCTCCCGCCGCGACTACTTCGTCACCCTCGACTACCCGCGCGAGCTGGACCCGGAGAAGGTCATCGCCCGCTTCCGCTACACCCACCCCATCCTCGACGGTGCGGTCCGGGAGCTGCAGAAGGACATCTACCGGGTCAACGAGAACACCCGCGTGAAGCTGGCCGGCTCCTACTTCCACTCCCCGAAGCTGGGCGTGGACCAGATCGGCTCGCACGAGGCGGCGTGGGCGTCGGGCAAGCAGGCCGCGGTGCGGCTGCTGGCCGAACTGGACGGCTGA
- a CDS encoding MerR family transcriptional regulator, whose translation MRISELSKHSGVSVPTIKYYIREDLLPPGRLVSATQAEYDDQHLRRLRLLRALIGTRGLSVEATRQVLLALGERSSSPHHVLGLALGVIRVGREQAEQAPPAPPASSGDSGGTAGSGGTTDSGTSGDSGDTDGAEQSVVELLDELGWHVSKNAPAREALADTLTALRRFGVADDWRALLPYARLAADTARLDLNQLDGLGDPLEMAERAVVVTTLLEPALLALRRLAQEHESARRHEW comes from the coding sequence GTGCGAATCTCCGAACTCAGCAAGCACAGCGGCGTCTCCGTGCCCACGATCAAGTACTACATTCGTGAGGACTTGCTGCCCCCCGGCCGCCTCGTCTCCGCCACCCAGGCCGAGTACGACGATCAGCACCTGCGCCGGCTGCGGCTGTTGCGGGCGCTGATCGGGACGCGCGGTCTGTCCGTGGAGGCCACCCGCCAGGTGCTCCTCGCCCTCGGCGAACGCAGCTCCTCCCCCCACCACGTCCTCGGCCTGGCCCTGGGCGTCATCCGGGTGGGCAGGGAACAGGCCGAGCAGGCGCCGCCGGCACCACCCGCGTCGTCCGGGGACTCCGGGGGCACGGCGGGCTCCGGGGGCACGACGGACTCCGGGACGTCCGGGGACTCGGGGGACACGGACGGCGCCGAGCAGTCCGTCGTCGAGCTGCTGGACGAACTGGGCTGGCACGTCAGCAAGAACGCCCCGGCCCGGGAGGCGCTCGCCGACACCCTCACCGCCCTGCGGCGGTTCGGCGTCGCCGACGACTGGCGCGCGCTTCTCCCGTACGCGCGTCTGGCGGCCGACACCGCCCGCCTCGACCTCAACCAGCTGGACGGGTTGGGCGACCCGCTGGAGATGGCGGAGCGGGCCGTCGTCGTCACGACCCTGCTGGAACCTGCCCTCCTGGCGCTGCGCCGCCTCGCGCAGGAGCACGAGTCGGCGCGGCGCCACGAGTGGTGA